One genomic region from Haladaptatus caseinilyticus encodes:
- a CDS encoding aldehyde dehydrogenase family protein, producing MSTESASERKSEIRQRHETAADEVVPSELKLYIGGEWIESSSSETFQTRDPTTGEVLADVQAGKADDIDRAVEAAWDAYDETWSNYSTAERQEVLETIADRVEEKKSEFATLESLDNGKPITEARIDMGLVVDHFRYFAGAARTNEGTTVPTDDSRHVQTIREPYGVVGQIIPWNFPLLMAAWKLGPALSAGNTVVLKPAEETPLTVLKLMEEIDDVLPDGVVNVVTGYGLEAGEPLTRHSDVRKLAFTGSTEVGKSVMKNAADNVADLTLELGGKSPLVVFPDADLDKAVRTTIVSIFFNTGECCCAGSRLFLHSEIKDEFVRRLADAAEDLTVGDPLLDSTDLGPKVTQEQVDRTMEYIETARDADATIVTGGGVPDDEALDNGCFVAPTLIDDIDHDNKAVQEEIFGPVQEVFEWTDYNEMIDRANDVEYGLAAGVITNDVTKAHETAKDIEAGNIWINQYNDFPAGQPFGGYKQSGIGRETAFEAVEHYTQTKTVNLSLD from the coding sequence ATGTCGACGGAATCAGCCAGCGAACGTAAAAGCGAGATTCGACAACGCCACGAAACTGCCGCGGACGAAGTCGTCCCAAGCGAGTTGAAGCTCTACATCGGTGGGGAATGGATCGAGAGCTCCTCCAGCGAGACGTTTCAGACGAGGGACCCAACGACGGGCGAGGTCCTGGCTGACGTACAGGCGGGGAAAGCGGACGATATCGACCGGGCAGTCGAGGCCGCGTGGGATGCTTACGACGAAACGTGGTCGAACTACTCCACTGCAGAGCGACAGGAAGTCCTCGAAACTATCGCGGACAGAGTAGAGGAGAAAAAATCGGAGTTTGCGACGCTCGAATCACTCGACAACGGCAAGCCGATTACCGAAGCACGAATCGACATGGGGCTCGTGGTTGACCATTTCCGTTACTTCGCCGGGGCGGCGCGGACCAACGAGGGGACGACCGTCCCGACGGACGACAGCCGACACGTCCAGACGATCCGCGAGCCATACGGCGTCGTCGGACAGATTATCCCGTGGAATTTCCCGCTGCTGATGGCAGCGTGGAAACTGGGACCGGCCCTCTCCGCCGGGAACACTGTCGTCCTCAAACCCGCAGAGGAGACGCCACTGACCGTTCTCAAACTGATGGAAGAGATAGACGACGTGCTCCCTGATGGCGTCGTCAACGTCGTCACCGGCTATGGACTGGAGGCTGGAGAGCCGCTCACTCGGCACTCCGACGTGAGAAAGCTCGCGTTCACCGGTTCGACCGAAGTGGGAAAATCGGTGATGAAAAACGCGGCGGACAACGTCGCCGACCTCACGCTCGAACTCGGCGGAAAAAGCCCGCTCGTTGTCTTCCCCGATGCCGATTTGGACAAAGCCGTCCGGACGACAATCGTGTCAATTTTCTTCAACACCGGAGAGTGTTGCTGTGCGGGGTCGCGGCTCTTCCTCCACAGCGAAATCAAAGACGAGTTCGTACGGAGGCTCGCCGACGCAGCCGAAGACCTCACCGTCGGCGACCCGCTTCTCGACAGCACCGACCTGGGCCCCAAAGTGACACAGGAGCAGGTAGACCGGACGATGGAGTACATCGAGACGGCTCGTGACGCTGATGCGACGATCGTGACGGGCGGTGGAGTGCCGGACGACGAGGCACTGGACAACGGCTGTTTCGTCGCGCCGACGCTCATCGACGACATCGACCACGACAACAAGGCGGTGCAGGAGGAGATCTTTGGACCGGTCCAAGAAGTGTTCGAGTGGACGGACTACAACGAGATGATTGATCGGGCGAACGACGTGGAGTACGGTCTGGCGGCGGGTGTCATCACGAACGACGTGACAAAGGCTCACGAAACCGCGAAGGATATCGAAGCGGGTAACATCTGGATAAACCAGTACAATGACTTCCCCGCGGGACAGCCATTCGGGGGCTACAAACAATCCGGAATTGGGCGTGAGACGGCCTTCGAAGCCGTCGAACATTACACCCAAACGAAAACGGTGAACCTCTCGCTGGACTAA